The following are encoded together in the Glycine max cultivar Williams 82 chromosome 8, Glycine_max_v4.0, whole genome shotgun sequence genome:
- the LOC100788022 gene encoding nuclear-pore anchor isoform X2 yields the protein MPLFLSDEEFAWCSGDGSAVAAKADAFIRGLFNELDTVRSKAHAADINAEQNCLLIEQKYLSLTAEFSKLESNIAELQSSLDQRLREIDEVQSQNHRIKLEAVEKDREIERLRTEVAELHKSKRQLLELNEQKDLELSEKNATMKSYLDKIVRLSENAAHKEARLSEVEAELALCRAACTRFEQEKEIVERQNSWLNEELNAKVNIVFELRRKHTEFEADMTSKLADMQRQFGESSKSLLWNEDRVRELEIKLKSVQEELISAKDVAAANEEQLSAELSTVNKLNELYKESSEEWSKKAADLEGVIKAIESRLKQVEDDYKEKLEKELSARKQVEKEATDLKEKLEKCEAEIETRKKTDGVNNLPLSSFATEPWMEPIEADTMVEENSLLLVPRIPVGVSGTALAASLLRDGWSLAKMYAKYQEAIDALRHEQLGRKESEAVLQRVLYELEEKAEAIIDERVEHEKMADSYSLMNQKLRKSLNENSNLEKTIQELKADLKRHERDYNLVQKETDDLRKQVTVLLKECRDIQLRCGSMGYDIVDDASNIVSRTSTETEAEHVISEHLLTFKDINGLVEQNVQLRSLVRSISGHIENQEVEFKEKLEMELKKHTEESASKVAAVLQRAEEQGHMIEALHASVAMYKRLYEEEHNLHLSHTHSSEALAAVAEVGRNNLKTSIESSQEAAKKSLEKAAERVRCLEDDLAKSRSEIIVLRSERDKSALEANFAREKLNDIMKEFEHQKTEAKGILERNVEFSQLVVDYQRKLRESSESLIAAEELSRKLTLELSVLKQEKEVISNSEKRASNEVRSLSERVQRLQASLSTIQSTEEVRGEARAAERVKQEEYIKKLEREWAEAKQELNEERENVRRFTSDRDQTLKNSLRQVEDMSKELANALRAVASAESRAAVAEVKLSGLQRKMGSTDDKLVEIGGVSGPSTLSSDEVVAELQKAKDEIEKWKEEAHANKAHMLQYKSIAEVNEDALKEIEKAHEKFKIEADNGKKDLESELKSLRDKMLELENKSSLKYEEVASETVGKEEALTSAMAEITNLKEEILTKSSQISAMEIQISGLKEKLDREHQKWRAAQTNYERQVVLQSETIQELTKTSEALALLQEEASELRKLANTQKIENNELKAKWEDEKVQLEKSRNDAEKKYNEINEQNKILHSQLEAFHIQWAEKERNAAGISSGSSSADAFGDAGLQNVINYLRRSKEIAETEVSLLKQEKLRLQSQHESALKAAESAHASLETERAKSRSFLFTEEEFKALQLQVRELNLLRESNMQLREENKHNFEECQKLRELAQKVRAETENLENLLREREIELQRHKKEIGTLKMEKDNLNKKVSELLERSKNVDVEDYDRVKKLAREIQDKLRERDARIEELGKSLSEKQDSVSCLEKDLSNCRLELAEREKRINDILHNEANLKLDSEKHRKLLAQFKRIDVLSREKEDLGKENQQLSRQLDEIKQGKRSTCDTTGEQAMKEEKDTRIQILEKHLERQRDELKKEKEESRLERSRRLKTEKAIKDSYNNVEQEKIKLIIEIERYKESLKRLSDEVEKLKIVIGNLPEGSNVVQLLSGSNVDDFAAPYISAVESFEKEAQSVFRELGGRGNLGDAATITDGSAAATGSLVHPQSQGIASLAAPGVSGLPPKATGESEKRLALPKASVETRRTGRRLVRPKLLEKSEKRPEELQGGDTEMSDAEGPGGKPGQSSDTDTSNVVQSSQQLARKRVAPTSTSELREESVAPGEKSSDVLKKSKGSESLEENTEEQPAAILEFTGSHPVTEELFDSSDMPQCQNEEVGEAQNEDGEIAVGNDEESKDPRHLDGTGQEELQADKTGTLEENQDQSAETKVLSDEMQRNQTDPDNQQSTLAPSGEREEGELMPDTGDLEGASDLSNIAENQESREGQSESAATPERSPARVDDDALEAGEINSPELSSDDKNDEGDLVEEAADGSDKLIDVNEPISAESDQVAEPVASETATSTSTVAESSSSKVNLPVPRQGTPSAPAETEETKQASPVGSTSTTINLSERARERAQMRQAGLVSSTLRGRGRGGAPRGRVGRGRGVVRRPPPPPGSDQ from the exons ATGCCTCTCTTCCTCTCCGACGAGGAGTTCGCGTGGTGCTCCGGTGACGGCTCTGCCGTGGCCGCGAAGGCCGACGCCTTCATCCGCGGCCTCTTCAACGAGCTCGACACCGTCCGCTCCAAGGCCCACGCCGCCGACATCAACGCCGAGCAGAACTGCCTTCTCATCGAGCAGAAGTATCTCTCCCTCACCGCCGAGTTCTCCAAACTCGAGTCGAACATCGCCGAACTTCAATCCTCTCTCGATCAGCGCCTCCGCGAAATCGACGAGGTGCAATCGCAGAACCACCGAATCAAATTGGAAGCG gtTGAGAAAGATAGGGAGATAGAGCGGTTGAGGACGGAGGTGGCGGAGTTGCACAAGTCGAAGAGGCAGTTGCTTGAGTTGAACGAGCAGAAGGATTTGGAGCTAAGTGAGAAGAATGCAACCATGAAGAGTTATCTTGATAAGATT GTTCGTTTAAGTGAAAATGCTGCTCATAAGGAGGCACGGTTGAGTGAAGTTGAGGCAGAATTGGCACTGTGCCGGGCTGCTTGCACTCGCTTTGAACAG GAGAAGGAGATTGTTGAGAGGCAGAATTCGTGGCTCAACGAGGAGTTGAATGCTAAAGTTAACATTGTTTTTGAGCTGCGCAGAAAGCACACTGAATTTGAAGCTGATATGACCTCCAAACTTGCAGAT ATGCAGAGGCAGTTTGGTGAAAGTTCTAAATCTCTACTGTGGAATGAGGATAGAGTGAGGGAGCTTGAAATTAAGCTTAAATCTGTGCAGGAG GAATTAATTTCTGCTAAAGATGTTGCTGCAGCGAACGAAGAACAATTATCTGCTGAACTTTCCACT GTTAATAAGCTTAATGAGCTATATAAAGAGAGTTCCGAGGAATGGTCAAAAAAAGCAGCAGACCTAGAGGGTGTGATAAAAGCAATAGAG TCACGCCTAAAGCAAGTTGAAGATGATTATAAAGAGAAACTTGAGAAGGAATTATCTGCCAGAAAACAAGTTGAAAAG GAGGCCActgatttaaaagaaaagctTGAGAAGTGTGAAGCTGAAATTGAGACAAGGAAGAAGACTGATGGAGTGAATAATCTTCCTCTTAGCAGTTTTGCTACTGAACC GTGGATGGAACCAATTGAAGCTGATACCATGGTTGAGGAAAATAGCTTGCTACTAGTCCCAAGAATTCCTGTTGGAGTTTCTGGAACTGCATTGGCTGCTTCACTTCTGCGAGATGGGTGGAGT TTGGCCAAAATGTATGCAAAATATCAAGAGGCAATTGATGCATTGAGGCACGAACAATTGGGAAGGAAGGAGTCAGAAGCAGTACTGCAACGG GTTCTATACGAGTTAGAGGAGAAAGCGGAAGCAATTATAGATGAAAGAG TGGAACATGAAAAAATGGCTGACTCATACTCCTTGATGAACCAAAAATTGCGAAAATCCCTGAATGAAAATTCCAACTTAGAGAAAACCATCCAGGAACTGAag GCTGATCTGAAAAGGCATGAACGGGATTATAATCTTGTCCAGAAAGAAACTGATGACCTTCGAAAACAG GTGACAGTACTTCTGAAGGAATGCCGAGACATACAACTTCGTTGTGGCTCAATGGGATATGATATTGTTGATGATGCTTCAAATATTGTTTCAAGGACAAGTACAGAGACTGAAGCTGAACATGTCATATCCGAGCACCTC TTGACCTTCAAGGACATCAACGGACTAGTTGAGCAGAATGTTCAACTTAGAAGCCTTGTACGTAGCATTTCTGGCCATATTGAAAATCAGGAGGTGGAATTCAAG GAGAAGCTTGAAATGGAACTCAAAAAGCATACTGAAGAATCTGCTTCAAAAGTTGCAGCTGTTCTGCAGAGAGCAGAAGAGCAAGGCCACATGATTGAAGCGCTTCATGCATCT GTTGCGATGTATAAGAGGTTATATGAGGAGGAGCATAATCTTCATTTATCTCATACCCATTCCTCAGAAGCTCTTGCAG CTGTTGCGGAAGTTGGAAGAAACAACCTTAAGACTTCAATTGAAAGTTCACAG GAGGCTGCTAAGAAGTCCCTTGAAAAAGCTGCTGAGCGTGTGAGATGCCTTGAGGATGATTTAGCGAAGTCTAG GAGTGAGATTATTGTATTACGATCAGAACGTGACAAGAGTGCACTTGAAGCAAATTTTGCTAGAGAGAAACTTAATGACATTATGAAAGAATTTGAACATCAG AAAACTGAAGCCAAAGGCATTTTAGAAAGAAATGTTGAGTTTTCTCAGCTGGTTGTTGACTACCAACGAAAATTGCGTGAAAGCTCTGAGTCATTGATTGCTGCTGAGGAGCTTTCGCGGAAACTTACTTTGGAG CTGTCAGTTTTAAAGCAagaaaaggaagtcatatcaaATTCTGAAAAAAGAGCATCCAATGAAGTTCGCAGTTTGTCTGAAAGGGTGCAGCGTTTGCAG GCTAGTTTGAGTACCATACAGAGTACTGAGGAAGTTCGAGGG GAAGCAAGAGCTGCAGAGAGGGTTAAGCAAGAagaatatataaagaaattggAG AGGGAATGGGCTGAGGCCAAGCAAGAGTTAAATGAAGAGCGGGAAAATGTGCGGAGATTCACATCAGATCGGGACCAGACCCTAAAAAATTCTCTGAGACAGGTTGAGGATATGAGCAAAGAGTTAGCTAATGCATTGCGTGCAGTTGCATCTGCTGAATCAAGGGCTGCTGTGGCTGag GTAAAACTCTCTGGTCTTCAAAGAAAGATGGGTTCCACGGATGACAAG CTTGTCGAAATAGGTGGAGTGAGTGGACCTTCCACTTTATCAAGTGATGAG GTTGTTGCTGAATTGCAAAAGGCAAAGGACGAAATTGAAAAGTGGAAAGAGGAAGCTCATGCCAACAAAGCCCACATGCtgcag TATAAGAGCATTGCTGAGGTGAATGAAGATGCACTGAAAGAGATAGAAAAGGCGCATGAGAAGTTTAAAATAGAG GCTGACAATGGAAAGAAAGATCTGGAATCTGAACTTAAGTCACTAAGAGACAAGATGTTAGAGCTTGAAAATAAATCTTCTTTGAAATATGAAGAAGTTGCTTCTGAAACTGTGGGAAAGGAAGAGGCTCTTACATCTGCTATGGCTGAAATCACAAATCTTAAAGAAGAAATTTTAACCAAATC tTCTCAAATTTCTGCAATGGAAATTCAGATCTCgggtttaaaagaaaaactggACAGGGAACATCAGAAATGGCGGGCAGCTCAAACCAATTATGAAAGACAG GTTGTTCTCCAGTCCGAAACTATTCAGGAGTTGACAAAAACATCTGAAGCACTAGCCTTGCTGCAGGAGGAGGCATCTGAGTTACGGAAACTAGCCAATACTcagaaaattgaaaat AATGAACTAAAGGCTAAGTGGGAAGATGAGAAGGTACAACTAGAGAAGTCTAGGAATGATGCTGAGAAGAAATACAATGAAATCAATGAACAG aataaaaTACTACATAGTCAACTTGAGGCTTTTCATATTCAATGGGCCGAGAAGGAGCGTAACGCTGCTGGTATTTCATCTGGAAGTAGTAGTGCAGATGCCTTTGGTGATGCTGGTCTTCAAAACGTGATTAATTATCTCAGACGTTCCAAAGAAATT GCAGAAACAGAAGTTTCATTGTTAAAACAAGAGAAGCTGCGACTACAGTCACAG CATGAGAGTGCTTTGAAGGCAGCAGAGTCTGCACATGCATCACTAGAAACTGAGCGTGCAAAATCAAGATCATTTTTGTTTACCGAAGAGGAGTTCAAAGCATTGCAGCTTCAG GTCAGAGAATTGAACTTACTTCGTGAGAGTAACATGCAGCTCAGGgaagaaaataaacacaattttGAGGAATGTCAG AAATTGCGTGAACTAGCACAAAAGGTTAGAGCTGAGACAGAGAACCTAGAGAATCTCCTGAGGGAAAGAGAAATTGAGCTTCAGCGCCATAAGAAAGAAATTGGAacattaaaaatggaaaaagataATCTCAATAAGAAGGTTTCTGag ttgctTGAAAGGAGTAAAAATGTTGATGTTGAGGATTATGATCGAGTGAAGAAACTTGCTAGAGAAATCCAG GATAAACTAAGAGAGAGAGATGCTCGGATTGAGGAACTTGGTAAAAGTCTATCAGAAAAGCAGGATTCTGTTTCATGCCTAGAGAAAGATCTTTCAAACTGCCGATTGGAGCTagcagagagagagaagagaattaaTGACATTCTGCATAATGAG GCTAACCTAAAACTTGATTCGGAGAAGCATAGGAAACTGCTGGCTCAGTTTAAG AGGATTGATGTTttgtcaagggaaaaggaagacCTAGGGAAAGAGAACCAACAACTTTCTAGGCAATTAGATGAAATTAAAcaag GGAAAAGGTCAACATGTGATACAACAGGTGAACAAGCGATGAAGGAGGAAAAGGACACAAGAATACAG ATTCTGGAGAAACATCTGGAGAGACAGAGAGATGAATtaaagaaggagaaggaagagagtcGTTTAGAGAGAAGTAGACGACTGAAGACTGAAAAGGCCATAAAGGACTCTTACAACAATGTTGAACAG gagaaaataaaattgattattgaaATTGAGAGGTATAAGGAGTCTCTGAAAAGGTTATCTGATGAAGTTGAAAAGCTTAAGATTGTTATTGGCAATCTTCCTGAG GGTTCAAATGTGGTTCAACTTCTTTCTGGATCCAATGtcgatgactttgctgctcctTACATATCTGCTGTGGAAAGTTTTGAAAAGGAAGCTCAGTCAGTATTTCGGGAGCTTGGAGGTCGCGGTAATCTTGGAGATGCAGCAACAATTACGGATGGTTCAGCCGCTGCTACAg GTTCTCTTGTACATCCTCAATCCCAAGGCATTGCATCTTTAGCGGCCCCTGGAGTTAGCGGTTTACCACCTAAAGCCACTGGAGAAAGTGAGAAAAGACTTGCATTACCCAAAGCTAGTGTTGAAACTCGTCGAACAGGTAGGAGATTGGTCAGGCCTAAACTACTAGAGAAAAGTGAGAAAAGACCTGAGGAGCTTCAAGGTGGTGACACAGAAATGTCTGATGCTGAAGGACCTGGGGGCAAGCCTGGGCAGTCTAGTGACACAGATACTAGTAATGTTGTTCAATCATCTCAACAATTGGCTCGTAAGCGTGTTGCTCCTACCTCCACTTCTGAATTACGTGAAGAATCAGTTGCACCTGGTGAGAAGAGCTCTGATGTCTTGAAGAAGTCAAAAGGATCTGAGTCCCTAGAAGAGAATACAGAAGAACAACCTGCTGCAATTCTAGAATTTACTGGCAGCCACCCTGTCACTGAAGAATTATTTGATAGCAGTGACATGCCCCAATGCCAAAATGAGGAGGTTGGTGAAGCTCAAAATGAAGATGGTGAAATTGCTGTCGGGAATGATGAGGAATCCAAAGATCCACGGCACTTGGATGGTACTGGTCAAGAGGAATTACAAGCTGACAAAACTGGAACTTTAGAAGAGAATCAAGATCAATCTGCTGAAACAAAAGTGCTGTCTGATGAGATGCAGAGGAATCAGACAGACCCAGACAATCAGCAGTCAACATTGGCGCCCAGTGGTgagagagaagagggagaatTGATGCCAGATACTGGAGATCTAGAGGGTGCTAGTGATTTGTCTAACATTGCGGAAAACCAAGAATCTCGGGAAGGTCAATCTGAGTCTGCTGCAACTCCTGAACGTTCCCCAGCTAGGGTTGATGATGATGCTCTAGAGGCTGGTGAGATTAATTCTCCTGAGCTTTCAAGTGATGATAAGAATGATGAGGGTGACTTGGTAGAGGAGGCTGCTGATGGTTCTGACAAGTTGATTGATGTCAACGAACCAATATCAGCTGAGAGCGATCAAGTGGCTGAGCCTGTTGCGAGTGAGACTGCTACTTCGACAAGCACTGTTGCAGAGAGTAGCTCCTCTAAAGTGAACTTACCTGTTCCAAGGCAAGGGACCCCTAGTGCCCCCGCTGAAACAGAAGAGACAAAGCAGGCATCACCTGTTGGTAGTACTTCAACAACCATAAATTTATCAGAGCGAGCACGGGAAAGGGCTCAAATGAGACAGGCTGGGTTGGTTTCTTCTACCCTTAGAGGTCGTGGAAGAGGCGGTGCTCCCCGTGGTCGAGTTGGTCGAGGTAGGGGAGTAGTACGCCGACCACCTCCACCACCTGGCAGTGATCAATGA